A region of the Gammaproteobacteria bacterium genome:
GAGCGCACCGCTGCGCGTTCAGCTCCGTGAGCGACCATAGCGATGAAGTGGCCGCGGCGGTTCAAACGCTGCGCTCGCTCAACGAGCAAGCGGATGGCGTGCGCGCGGAACTGGTGAGGTTGCGGCGCGAGTTAGCGGAGGCACAGCAAGACCTGAGCGCGAAGGGATCCGCCAAGCTTGTGGAAGCAAACGAGCACCTGGTGCTCGCTGCACTCGATGCCCAGACCATGGCCGAGACGGCAGTGATCGACCTCGATAAGTTGGCTCGCTCCAGCCAGCGCGATCCGCTGACGGATACGCCCAACCGCGCGCTGATGCTCGACCGGCTGGAAAATGCTATCGCCCTGGCGCGACGGCATGGGACGCGCATCGGCGTGCTGTTTCTCGACCTCGACGATTTCAAACCGATCAACGACACACTGGGCCATGCGGTCGGCGACGCGGTGTTGCAACTGGTAGCACGGCGTCTGGAGTCGGTTGTACGCCACTCGGACACCGTCAGCCGCCACAGCGGGGACGAGTTCCTGGTGCTGCTGGCCGAAGTGTCGCAGGAGTCTGGCGCGGGCATGGTCGCCGCGAAGATACTATCGGCTCTCGCCGCCCCCAGTCGTGTGGGCGAGCATGTGCTTCGCCTGTCTGCG
Encoded here:
- a CDS encoding GGDEF domain-containing protein: MSDHSDEVAAAVQTLRSLNEQADGVRAELVRLRRELAEAQQDLSAKGSAKLVEANEHLVLAALDAQTMAETAVIDLDKLARSSQRDPLTDTPNRALMLDRLENAIALARRHGTRIGVLFLDLDDFKPINDTLGHAVGDAVLQLVARRLESVVRHSDTVSRHSGDEFLVLLAEVSQESGAGMVAAKILSALAAPSRVGEHVLRLSASVGIALYPDDGEDAATLINRADEAMYRAKRCEHGSFEFYTEEISSNRSLEPSTVDVKTVT